In the genome of Rhodamnia argentea isolate NSW1041297 chromosome 3, ASM2092103v1, whole genome shotgun sequence, one region contains:
- the LOC115757143 gene encoding uncharacterized protein LOC115757143: MGVVIIDGSTVRAFVSDEEQFRRSVDERFAALDLNRDGVLSRSEIRKAFESMRLIESDFGVDVATPPQELARLYDSIFERFDCDGSGAVDLEEFRSEMRKIMLAIADGLGSSPIQMVLEDDDPSFLKRAADLETSKLGGGAAAS; the protein is encoded by the coding sequence ATGGGGGTTGTGATAATCGACGGCTCGACGGTGCGCGCCTTCGTGAGCGACGAGGAGCAGTTCCGGAGGAGCGTCGACGAGCGTTTCGCCGCCCTGGACCTCAACCGCGACGGCGTCCTCTCCCGGTCCGAGATCCGCAAGGCCTTCGAGTCGATGCGCCTCATCGAGTCCGACTTCGGCGTCGACGTCGCCACCCCGCCGCAGGAGCTCGCCCGCCTCTACGACTCCATCTTCGAGCGCTTCGACTGCGACGGCAGCGGCGCCGTCGACCTCGAGGAGTTCCGGTCCGAGATGCGGAAGATCATGCTCGCCATCGCCGACGGCCTCGGGTCCTCCCCAATCCAGATGGTGCTGGAGGACGACGACCCCAGCTTCCTCAAGCGGGCCGCGGACCTCGAGACCTCGAAGCTCGGCGGGGGGGCGGCCGCGTCGTGA
- the LOC115757144 gene encoding uncharacterized protein LOC115757144 yields the protein MGVVIIDGSTVRAFVGDEGQFRRSVDERFAALDLNRDGVLSRSEIRKAFESMRLIESDFGVDVATPPQELARLYDSIFERFDCDGSGAVDLEEFRSEMRKIMLAIADGLGSSPIQMVLEDDDPSFLKRAADLEASKLGEGGRVVRERLRSNRWVGQ from the coding sequence ATGGGGGTGGTGATAATCGACGGCTCGACGGTGCGCGCCTTCGTGGGCGACGAGGGGCAGTTCCGGAGGAGCGTCGACGAGCGTTTCGCCGCCCTGGACCTCAACCGCGACGGCGTCCTCTCCCGGTCCGAGATCCGCAAGGCCTTCGAGTCGATGCGCCTCATCGAGTCCGACTTCGGCGTCGACGTCGCCACCCCGCCGCAGGAGCTCGCCCGCCTCTACGACTCCATCTTCGAGCGCTTCGACTGCGACGGCAGCGGCGCCGTCGACCTCGAGGAGTTCCGGTCCGAGATGCGGAAGATCATGCTCGCCATCGCCGACGGCCTCGGGTCGTCCCCCATCCAGATGGTGCTCGAGGACGACGACCCCAGCTTCCTCAAGCGGGCCGCGGACCTCGAGGCCTCGAAGCTCGGCGAGGGGGGCCGCGTCGTGAGAGAGAGGCTTCGATCGAACCGGTGGGTGGGTCAGTAA
- the LOC115732522 gene encoding non-specific phospholipase C3-like, with translation MVSESNAAAAAAAQACPIKTVVVLVQENRSFDHMLGWMKSLNPDIDGVDGTQSNPLSVADDSNSLRVPFGDSAVYVDPDPDHSFQAIYEQVFGQPWADDALSGDLLPSMEGFAQNAERKQKGLSEFVMNGFRPEAVPVYRELVSEFAVCDRWFASIPSSTQPNRLYVHAATSCGAMGNDTQKLVEGYPQRTVFESMHEAGHSFGIYYAYPPSTLFYRNLRKPKYLEHFHQFDLHFKKHAKEGKLPNYTVIEQRYFELSHLPGNDDHPSHDISEGQKFVKEVYEALRSSPQWHEILFVIVYDEHGGFYDHVPTPVEGVPSPDGIVGPAPYNFNFDRLGVRVPAILVSPWIEPGTVLHEPSGPYPTSQFEHSSIPATVKKIFNLPNFLTNRDEWAGTFDVVLNLNRSGPRTDCPVTLPDPVKLRESTPQEAAQLNDFQEQLVQLAAAMNGDHKKDIYPHKLVQNMTVLEAVKYVESAFKTFCSKHEGPPENGLNDAYEDGQADGSTQTASRSFFQRLFSCVICDH, from the exons ATGGTCTCCGAGAGcaacgccgccgccgccgccgccgcccaggCATGCCCCATCAAGACGGTGGTCGTTCTGGTCCAGGAGAACCGCTCCTTCGACCACATGCTCGGCTGGATGAAGTCCCTCAACCCCGACATCGACGGCGTCGACGGCACCCAGTCCAACCCTCTGTCCGTCGCCGACGACTCCAACTCGCTCCGCGTCCCCTTCGGCGACTCGGCCGTCTATGTCGACCCCGACCCCGACCACTCCTTCCAGGCCATCTACGAGCAGGTGTTCGGCCAGCCGTGGGCCGACGACGCGCTGTCTGGGGACCTGCTCCCGAGCATGGAGGGCTTCGCGCAGAACGCGGAGCGGAAGCAGAAGGGGCTGTCCGAGTTCGTCATGAACGGGTTCAGGCCGGAGGCCGTGCCGGTGTACAGGGAGCTGGTCTCGGAGTTCGCGGTGTGCGACCGGTGGTTCGCGTCGATCCCTTCATCGACGCAGCCCAACCGGCTGTACGTCCACGCGGCGACGTCGTGCGGTGCGATGGGGAACGACACGCAGAAGCTGGTGGAAGGGTACCCGCAGAGGACGGTGTTCGAGTCCATGCACGAGGCCGGCCACAGCTTCGGGATTTACTATGCTTACCCTCCATCGACCCTTTTTTACAG GAACCTTCGAAAACCGAAATACTTGGAACATTTCCATCAGTTCGACCTACATTTCAAGAAACATGCGAAGGAGGGTAAGTTGCCGAATTACACGGTGATCGAGCAAAGGTACTTCGAGCTGTCTCATTTGCCCGGCAACGACGACCACCCTTCTCACGACATCTCCGAGGGGCAGAAGTTTGTGAAAGAAGTGTACGAAGCTTTGAGATCGAGCCCTCAATGGCACGAAATCCTGTTTGTGATTGTTTATGATGAGCATGGCGGTTTCTATGATCATGTCCCGACGCCGGTGGAGGGCGTCCCGAGTCCAGATGGCATCGTCGGACCTGCACCTTACAATTTCAATTTTGATCGTCTCGGTGTCAGAGTGCCCGCGATATTGGTTTCTCCCTGGATTGAGCCTGGAACAG TGTTGCATGAGCCTTCAGGACCATATCCTACATCCCAGTTCGAGCATTCCTCAATCCCAGCAACAGTTAAGAAGATTTTCAATCTCCCGAATTTCCTAACGAACCGCGACGAGTGGGCGGGCACCTTCGATGTTGTCCTGAACCTGAACAGAAGCGGTCCAAGAACAGATTGCCCAG TGACTTTACCAGATCCGGTGAAGCTGAGAGAATCAACGCCACAGGAGGCAGCACAACTCAATGACTTTCAAGAACAGCTGGTTCAATTGGCCGCGGCGATGAACGGGGACCATAAGAAGGACATCTATCCACACAAGTTAGTGCAGAACATGACAGTGCTCGAAGCCGTGAAGTATGTTGAATCGGCGTTCAAAACATTCTGCAGCAAGCATGAGGGACCCCCTGAGAATGGCTTGAACGATGCGTACGAGGACGGTCAGGCCGACGGATCGACTCAGACGGCGTCCCGAAGTTTCTTTCAGAGGTTGTTTTCTTGTGTAATTTGTGATCATTGA
- the LOC115727747 gene encoding light-mediated development protein DET1 isoform X2, with amino-acid sequence MFRSSNVAARIFERQIRTPAPGTSVHCARLFYENLVPSHTIYDVECPDHSFRKFTEDGHYLISFSRNNQDLIVYRPRWPSFCCKEDNCIHDLPQKAKRFESFFTELYTVSLASNNELICKDMFLYSESNQFGVFVTSTAPLHDAPSSGEAVPGIPSIDKITFHLLRLRDGDTLDKKVFHNDFINLTHNMGVFLYDDLLAIVSLRFQTIHILQIRDSGNLVDVRAIGTFCREDDELFLNSNAQYMPVSDQSQLNHSENDVETRAHQNPLYQNNTLLSGIKQRLLSFVFREIWNEESDDALRIQSLKKKFYFHFQDYVDLIIWKVQFLDRHHLLIKFGSVDGGVRNADQHPAFFAVYNMETTEIVAFYQNSAEELYLFFEMFCDHFHPQSRSSLHMNFISSHSNNIYAFEQLRGIKKKAIFTQFVKKMLGSLPFSCQSRSPSPYFDQSLFRYDEKLISATDRHRQSTDHPIKFITRRQPYTLKFKIKTGPEAGSADSRTKKISSFLFHPFLPLALSIQQTVFSQPSINIHFRK; translated from the exons ATGTTTAGGAGCAGCAACGTGGCTGCGAGGATTTTCGAACGGCAGATTCGCACTCCTGCTCCTGGCACCAGT GTTCACTGTGCTAGACTATTTTATGAGAATTTGGTCCCAAGCCACACTATATATGATGTTGAATGTCCAGATCACTCATTTCGAAAATTCACTGAAGATGGTCATTATCTCATAAGTTTCAGCCGGAATAATCAAGATTTGATAGTATATAGACCAAGATGGCCGTCATTCTGTTGCAAAGAAGATAACTGCATTCATGATCTCCCccagaaagcaaaaagatttgagagtTTTTTCACCGAACTGTACACTGTCTCACTTGCTTCTAACAATGAGCTCATATGCAAAGACATGTTTCTTTACTCGGAGAGCAATCAGTTCGGGGTCTTCGTTACTTCTACTGCTCCACTTCATGATGCACCTTCATCTGGGGAAGCTGTTCCTGGGATCCCCTCAATCGATAAGATAACTTTTCACCTCTTAAG ACTTCGAGATGGAGATACACTGGATAAGAAGGTTTTTCACAATGATTTTATTAACTTGACCCATAACATGGGAGTCTTCTTATATGATGATCTGCTGGCTATTGTTTCTCTTCGCTTTCAAACAATCCACATACTACAAATTCGAGACTCTGGGAACCTAGTTGATGTACGAGCTATTGGAACATTCTGTCGTGAAGATGATGAACTTTTCCTCAACTCCAATGCCCAG TATATGCCAGTTTCTGACCAAAGTCAACTGAATCACTCAGAGAATGACGTGGAGACTCGTGCGCATCAAAACCCGCTTTATCAAAATAATACTCTTTTAAGTGGCATCAAGCAACGCTTGCTGTCATTTGTTTTCCGAGAAATATGGAATGAAGAATCTGATGATGCCCTG AGAATTCAATCcctgaagaagaaattttatttccatttcCAAGATTATGTTGACTTGATAATCTGGAAG GTACAATTTTTGGACAGGCATCACTTGCTAATAAAGTTTGGGAGTGTGGATGGAGGGGT AAGGAACGCTGATCAGCACCCCGCGTTCTTTGCCGTTTATAACATGGAGACAACTGAAATTGTTGCCTTTTATCAG AATTCAGCAGAGGAGCTTTATCTCTTCTTTGAGATGTTTTGTGATCATTTTCACCCTCAGTCAAGAAGTTCGCTTCACATGAACTTCATTTCTTCTCATTCAAACAACATCTATGCTTTTGAGCAATTAAGGGGCATCAAAAAGAAAGCAATCTTTACACAG tttgtgaagaagatgctgggTTCTCTACCCTTCAGCTGTCAGTCACGAAGTCCTTCTCCCTATTTTGACCAATCACTCTTCCGGTACGACGAAAAG TTGATTTCTGCCACTGATCGGCACAGGCAGTCAACTGACCACCCTATCAAGTTCATTACAAGAAGGCAACCATACACGCTCAAGTTCAAGATTAAAACAG GTCCGGAGGCTGGGAGCGCGGATAGTCGGACAAAAAAGATATCCTCTTTCCTCTTCCATCCATTTTTGCCCCTTGCTCTCTCCATACAGCAGACGGTGTTCTCACAGCCATCTATTAACATTCACTTCCGTAAATGA
- the LOC115727747 gene encoding light-mediated development protein DET1 isoform X1 yields the protein MFRSSNVAARIFERQIRTPAPGTSVHCARLFYENLVPSHTIYDVECPDHSFRKFTEDGHYLISFSRNNQDLIVYRPRWPSFCCKEDNCIHDLPQKAKRFESFFTELYTVSLASNNELICKDMFLYSESNQFGVFVTSTAPLHDAPSSGEAVPGIPSIDKITFHLLRLRDGDTLDKKVFHNDFINLTHNMGVFLYDDLLAIVSLRFQTIHILQIRDSGNLVDVRAIGTFCREDDELFLNSNAQYMPVSDQSQLNHSENDVETRAHQNPLYQNNTLLSGIKQRLLSFVFREIWNEESDDALRIQSLKKKFYFHFQDYVDLIIWKVQFLDRHHLLIKFGSVDGGILVSRNADQHPAFFAVYNMETTEIVAFYQNSAEELYLFFEMFCDHFHPQSRSSLHMNFISSHSNNIYAFEQLRGIKKKAIFTQFVKKMLGSLPFSCQSRSPSPYFDQSLFRYDEKLISATDRHRQSTDHPIKFITRRQPYTLKFKIKTGPEAGSADSRTKKISSFLFHPFLPLALSIQQTVFSQPSINIHFRK from the exons ATGTTTAGGAGCAGCAACGTGGCTGCGAGGATTTTCGAACGGCAGATTCGCACTCCTGCTCCTGGCACCAGT GTTCACTGTGCTAGACTATTTTATGAGAATTTGGTCCCAAGCCACACTATATATGATGTTGAATGTCCAGATCACTCATTTCGAAAATTCACTGAAGATGGTCATTATCTCATAAGTTTCAGCCGGAATAATCAAGATTTGATAGTATATAGACCAAGATGGCCGTCATTCTGTTGCAAAGAAGATAACTGCATTCATGATCTCCCccagaaagcaaaaagatttgagagtTTTTTCACCGAACTGTACACTGTCTCACTTGCTTCTAACAATGAGCTCATATGCAAAGACATGTTTCTTTACTCGGAGAGCAATCAGTTCGGGGTCTTCGTTACTTCTACTGCTCCACTTCATGATGCACCTTCATCTGGGGAAGCTGTTCCTGGGATCCCCTCAATCGATAAGATAACTTTTCACCTCTTAAG ACTTCGAGATGGAGATACACTGGATAAGAAGGTTTTTCACAATGATTTTATTAACTTGACCCATAACATGGGAGTCTTCTTATATGATGATCTGCTGGCTATTGTTTCTCTTCGCTTTCAAACAATCCACATACTACAAATTCGAGACTCTGGGAACCTAGTTGATGTACGAGCTATTGGAACATTCTGTCGTGAAGATGATGAACTTTTCCTCAACTCCAATGCCCAG TATATGCCAGTTTCTGACCAAAGTCAACTGAATCACTCAGAGAATGACGTGGAGACTCGTGCGCATCAAAACCCGCTTTATCAAAATAATACTCTTTTAAGTGGCATCAAGCAACGCTTGCTGTCATTTGTTTTCCGAGAAATATGGAATGAAGAATCTGATGATGCCCTG AGAATTCAATCcctgaagaagaaattttatttccatttcCAAGATTATGTTGACTTGATAATCTGGAAG GTACAATTTTTGGACAGGCATCACTTGCTAATAAAGTTTGGGAGTGTGGATGGAGGG atTTTGGTATCAAGGAACGCTGATCAGCACCCCGCGTTCTTTGCCGTTTATAACATGGAGACAACTGAAATTGTTGCCTTTTATCAG AATTCAGCAGAGGAGCTTTATCTCTTCTTTGAGATGTTTTGTGATCATTTTCACCCTCAGTCAAGAAGTTCGCTTCACATGAACTTCATTTCTTCTCATTCAAACAACATCTATGCTTTTGAGCAATTAAGGGGCATCAAAAAGAAAGCAATCTTTACACAG tttgtgaagaagatgctgggTTCTCTACCCTTCAGCTGTCAGTCACGAAGTCCTTCTCCCTATTTTGACCAATCACTCTTCCGGTACGACGAAAAG TTGATTTCTGCCACTGATCGGCACAGGCAGTCAACTGACCACCCTATCAAGTTCATTACAAGAAGGCAACCATACACGCTCAAGTTCAAGATTAAAACAG GTCCGGAGGCTGGGAGCGCGGATAGTCGGACAAAAAAGATATCCTCTTTCCTCTTCCATCCATTTTTGCCCCTTGCTCTCTCCATACAGCAGACGGTGTTCTCACAGCCATCTATTAACATTCACTTCCGTAAATGA